ACTAACAATCCATGCGCCCGCTCCAAAAAAGAGCAGGATAAATGCCGGAACGCCAAATTCTGCGGCAAGAAATCCAACGCCAACAAGAAACCAAATGAAAGCAGGAGAAATGCTAAGAACGCTTTCCATGTCGATAAAATTAAAGTTGAGCGATATTCCCTTTTAGCAAGTGCACTTAATCGCCGCCGTCGCCACTGCCATCCCCTCCGTCGAAAACGACGCGCTTATTTTTATCATTTCTTGAAAATCACGCAACGCTGATCAACGCCTTTGTTATACGGCATTCTCGTAACAGGCTCAGAATTTTCTTCAGAAAATGGCCAAGCCGCGTGCTAAGTTTAACTAATATCAGCATTTAGATTTTGCGCCGATCGCATATCATGGGCTTCCATTTTCAGCGGCGGGCATAAAAAAACATGCGCGTCTTCTTCAAAAGCCACAGCCGCATTTTTTAGAATGGAAATAGGCCGAATTTCTTGAACTTGAACGCCGTTTTCTTGAAGCGCCGCTTTTCCTGAGAGCAGCACCACTGTGTCTTTCACCTGCTGCAGCCGGCCTGTTGGCGGAGCTGTGACTTTTCCGCCCAGCAGCCAACGCTTCAGGCGAACTTGTCCCCAAAAGCGATACGGCTCTTGCGGACGCAAAATGCTCTCGGCGGCGTGCATTCCTGCCAAATGCCAAAGTTTTTCGCCAATAACCGGAATTTCGTGGATGAGCTTCCGCAAATCCTGTGCAGCAATTTTCAGAATTTGAACCGTGGTTTCGGCTTGCGCAGTGGCGACATGTGTGCCGGCGGTCAAAAATGCCAGCTCGCCGAGCGTGCTGCCGGGACCGAGAATGTCCGACAAGTCTTTTCCGTAAATCACGCGCACCGTTCCGCGAACAACGATAATTAGATGATCGCCGGTCTCGCCTTTTGCAATCAGCTGCGTTCCTTGCGTAATCATTTCTTCTTTGGCGGCTTCCCAAATTTTCTTGAAAGCGCTTTCGTCAATTCCATTCAGCCATGAAATTTGTTTTAAAACCTCGCGCGAATCGGGCAGTTCGATCGATGGCGGGGTGTTGAAAATGCGTTTCATCCGGCGCTCGACCGCCGCAACCAGCCGCTCTTTTTCAATTTCATTCAACATGCCGCCTTCATACATTTTCTTGATCGAATTTCGCTCATGATTCAAAATAAGCCGCGCGGCAGTTTTGGTCTCAATGGCCATGGTGATTTCAGGGAAAGTTTCCCGCAATTTTTTAATCGCGCCGAGCGCAATGCCGCGATTGTAATTCATCTCGACTTGCAAGTTCATCGCGACGGCGTCGTCATGAATGATGCTTTCAAGCGTTTCGCTGATCTCCTCGTGCGCGACCACATAGCCGCGAGCAATGTCGTAACCGAAGGCCAGCCGGTCGTAGAGTGTGCGGCGAACCATTTTTCCAATGACGGGAAATGATTGAAGTTTGGTTAAAATTGCTGGAAATTGCCATAAATGCTCAAGTTCTTTCCAGTCGTCCAAGCTGCCTTCGTCGTCGCGATCGAGCGCAATATTAACAGCTTCAGTGAGCCGGCGCACCGCGCCTTGCCCCAAAACGCCTTCTTCAAATTGCCGCCAATAGCTGCGTTTTTGTGCCTCCAAAATCCGACGCCGCGATTCGGTCAAAATATCCATTTCCTTCACTTCGCTGACTTCGCCTTTTTCTTTGGGTGTTTTGCGACGCGGCATGTACTCGCGCACGCGCTCCCAATCCGCGCCGGAAAGGAACTTGTTATCTTTGAGCAGCAAAAAAGTTTGCTCGGTGTCTTCGCGCAACACCTTGATGGCATTATCGAGCAGCAAGGCTTTGGCTGCGGTCACTTTTTGCATCCCAAGCATTTTAATTAAAGTGCCGGTGGTTGTGCCGTTGATGAGCAAGGTTAAAACCACGATGCCCGCCGTGTGAAACAAAATCTGCCCGCGAATTTCTTCAGGAATCAAAGCGTTTTGCGAAACCAACAGTCCAAGCGCCAGTCCAACCGCGCCGCGCAACCCGCCCCACCAAAGCACGATGGCTTCATTTTTCGGCAAACCGTAGCCCGAATGACGCATCATCGGATAAAGTGCGCCGATAACAATCGCGCGCGCCACATGAATGCCGAGGTAAAGCACGCCGAGCAAAAGCCAGTCATGGACTGAACCGGCTTGGGCTTGCTCAGCAATCACGACGCCGACAAGAATAAAAATCAGCGTGTTGGCAAAGTAGGCCGTCATTTCCCAAAAATTGTGCAAAAATGCTTCAACTTCCGGGCTGATGCGCGTCCGACCGATGCCGGCGAGCAAGAGTCCGAGCGCCACAAGTGCCAGCACACCGGAAACATGCAAAAATGATTCGGACACGTAGAAGGTCAGGTAGGCCGCTGCAACTGTCAGCGTAATTTCCACAAGCGCATCGTTAAAAACGTGGCGGAGCCACCAAATGGTTAGGCCTGCAATAATCAGTCCTAAAATTGTGCCGCCAAACGCCACCCAAGAGAAGTTTGCCAGCACGCTCATAAAGCCGCTATCGCCACCAACAGCCGTCACTGCGGACAAAAAGACCATGAAAACCACAATCGCCGTGCCGTCGTTCAACAGCGATTCGCCTTCAATCAGCGTGGCGAGTTTTTTGCTTGCGCCCAGTTCTTTTAGCAAGGCGACGACGGCGACAGGATCGGTGGCGCTCAAAAGTGCGCCGAACATCAAGGCCACACTCCAATTCCAGTTGTAAGGGAAAAGCATCGAAATGCCGCCAAGAATGGCAGTGCTAAGCAAAAGTCCAGGAACGGCAAGCAAAATTACATTGGTAATCGATCGCTTAAAAACATGCACGTCCATTCCAAAAGCCGCTTCGAAAATGAGGGTAGGTAGAAAAACGAAAAGAATGAAATGTGGGTCAATCGTTGAGGCCATATTAATGGCTGTGCCAAACTGGCCAAGCACGCCTTCGCCAACAAGCAAGTGATTGCGCTCAGCTACGCCAAGCCCTAAACCGATGAGTAGCAGTGCAACCGTGTACGGCAGTTTGGTTTTTCTTAAAAAATATCGCGTTGCAGCGCCAATCACCAACGAAACAATGAGAAATAGCAGCCCCAGTTGGCCGCTGCTTACGGCATGTTCTGCCGCCTGATGTGCAACTTCTGCGCCATGCTCCATATTTCCCCCTTTTGGAAGTTAGTTGGTAAGAACATGATGGGGTGACGAGAGCCTTCCTTTTTTTCGCCAAATCCGTTGCGCTATTTCAATCAATCAACGTGTCTCGTTACCGATAATGTCTATTGACAATACTCAAAGCCGTCGTGCAATTCCTGAAAAAACATGGTCTGCCACAAACAAATTGACGGCTCTTTTGCTTGAATTTTATGTCTTTAGAAAAATCATCCTTACATTGTTCTTGTTAAACAATTTGTAAGGATGATTTCAATATACATTGACTTTTTGAGCTTTAAAACGGGTTATCATTTCTTTTATGAAGCGAGACGCCACCCAAAAAGTATGTTTTATTACCGGCGCGTCCGGTCGGCTTGGCCGTGAAATCGCCATTTCTTTAGCCGGCAGAGGCTACGCGATTTGCTTTACGTATTTCTCCTCCGAAGAACGCGCCCAAGATACTCTCGACGAACTTCAGCGAATTTCTCCATCTTCTACCATGATTTACTGCGATGTGGCAAAGGTAGAGTCGATTCAGAAGGCGTTCGAGTTTTTTCGCACGCAATACAGCCGATTAGATCTGGCCATCACCAACGCATCGAATTTTTTTCCGACGCTGCTTCCCAATATTGCCGAAAAAGATTGGGACAACTTGGTCAACACCAATTTGAAAGGAACTTTTTTTACGATGCAAGAAGCCGTGAAAATCATGCAGGCGCAGGATTTTACATCGCGCATCATTACCATTACGGATATTTCGGCGGAGCTTGTTTGGCGGCGGTTTGCGCCATACACGGTTTCAAAAAGCGGCATTCAGCACCTAACAAAGATTTTTGCAAAGGAATTTGCGCCAAAGATTTTGGTCAATTCGATTGCGCCCGGCACGTTGCTGTTAAATCCCGATCGCGATACGGCCTACGAGGCTGAGATTTTAAAGAAAATCCCACTTCAAAAATTTGGCTCACCGAACGACATTGTCCAAGCGGTTATGTTTCTCGTTGATTCGGAATACATCACGGGCGAAATTCTGAGGATCGATGGAGGCAGACGGCTATACTAAGCGCTTTCTATCAAAATTGAGGAAAAGCATGAGCGATACGAAGATGAAGCACCGAGCTTCATCCTCGCGCTGATAAAAAGCAATACCTGCATCGGCGCAGGGTTAAAATGTCTTGGTTAAAATGTCTCGCTCGCTGGAGAGGTGTCGATAGCGAATTTTATTTTTTGAAACAGATGCATAAGCAATTTTCGGTGCACCTAACGCTTCATTTTCGATGACTTTCTTGATAAATTCCTCGACGCCATCTTGATACTGGCCAGTGGGTCTTGAAAAATGAATCAGGTAGCAATTTTTAATCCCGCTATGTTTTAGCTTCTCGTAGTTGTCTTGCAAGCGATCAATGCCATAGTCCAGGCCAGCTTCAATTGCAACGGTTGGCGTAAGCTGTCCCTCACGAAATTGGCGTAAGCTAATAGGCTGTTCTGCTTTTTTTGGCGGACGAAGAATCGCCACATCAAAATATCCTTTCACGCTTTTGCCTGGGCGCATGGTGAGTTCTGGCCAGTTTTGATGGACCACGCCTGTGGTGCAGCAGCCCAAGTCGATAAATTGATGAAGCAACTGGCAGTCCATCAAGTAATCGTACAGTTCGCCATGCAAAGAATGCTCCACGCGATGCAAATACGGCAGTTCCAAAAACGTATAAAGCACTTTATTAATGGCTTTTTCCACATCAGGAATAATATTCTGTGTCCAAAGCGGGTCGTGAGGAATAATGCTACGAAAAACATTGGGCTTCACCATCGAGATATCGTTTTGCAACTCAAACTCAGCTTTATGTTTTTCTTTAAGCAAAATAACCATATCATCAAGTGACGATAATATTTCATTATCAAAAAAAGATTCATTGATGAAAAGTGCGGGGTTGGTAACCCGGAGCTTCGGGTCAAAATTCCCTTCATCTCCGTTTTCTACATAAACGTTGATGGTTTGCGTTTTTTCCCCGGTCACAACCTTAATTTTGTGCCCTTCAATAACGCCAAAAAACCTTTTCATAGCACCCTGTTTTACTGTTTAGCGGCAACTCGCCAATATCTAATTTAAAACCTCTCAAAGGTAAATATTTTTTTGATGAAGAAAGTGCTCATATCAAAAATGAGGATAAAAAAGCTGTTGGCTTTTAGATCGCCAGATCAAAGCCGTTCTATTTGCTTGGAAATAAAGCTTACATTGTTATAAATTTTCTTGAAAAAACAACGCCGCCTGTGAGAACGCTTACGATGATTTTGTTCATACCTGGATTGCTATATGTGATGGTTCTGATTTACATGTATGCCTTTCAACGCCGATTGGTTTATTTGCCGGAAAAACGGCTCAACGCATTTCCCGACAAGCTTGGGCTTCCGTATGAATCTCTGTGTTTAACAACAGCCGATAAATTAAAAATACACGGCTGGTTTATTCCGGCTGAGCGCGAACGCGCGGTAGTGCTATTTTTTCATGGCAATGCGGGCAACATGTCGGATCGGCTTGAGTCCATTGCCCTGTTTCATCAGTTGGCGCTCAGTGTTCTCATCATCGATTATCGTGGTTTTGGTGAAAGCCAAGGTCGCCCATCTGAAGCTGGCACATATCTTGATGCAGATGCGGCTTGGCGATTTCTTACCGAAACGAAAAAGTATTCCCCGAATCAAATCATCGTGCTTGGACGCTCGCTTGGCGGTGGCATTGCATCGTGGCTGGCAACAACCTACAAGCCGCGGGCTTTAATTTTAGAAGCAACTTTTACTTCAATTCCTGATGTTGGGAAAGCTGTTTATCCGTTTCTTCCTATTCAGATGTTAGCTCGCATTCATTATAATAGCCTTCAGAGAATGAAATCGCTCAGCATTCCTCTTTTGGTTGTTCATAGTCGAGAAGATGAGGTGATTCCATTTGAGCATGGGCAGCAACTCTTCGCTGCTGCGAATGGACCAAAAACTTTTTTGGAAATTTGTTGCAGCCATAGTGGGGGATTTTTGCGTTCCGAAAATTACAAGCCGAACTTAGATGCGTTTATCACAAAAGTTTTGTCGGAAAAAACAGATTAGGTAATTGCGGGTTGCTTAGTGAACCTTTTTATCGTTGTGATGGTTGCTTTCGCAAAATCCTTGTTCTGAGTCTTGCGTTAGGCCTTTTTCCTGTTTAGATAAAAGTTCTTTGTCGTAGGCCAGCATTTTATTGACGGCGTCATATTCAAGAATGTAGGCCATAATGGTGTTTTTCACCGATTCAAAATCCGGTTCAACTTCTTTGTAATTTTTGCAACTAAACTGAGAATTTGGACAGAAGGTCTCAAGGAAGTAGCCAATATAAGGTTCGTCGTCGTCGTTTTCATTCACACGATATGCTTCGCGAATTTCAAGTCCATAACTTAAGACATAGTGATTTTCCCGGTCAAACACGGCGAAAGCATAAAGAATTGGCTTTTCATCAAGATGATTTTCTTTGAGCTCAGCAGAAGAAATAGGACTGCAGTAGGCATCAATAAAGTAGGTTTCTGTCTCGATTTCCTCAACCTTGACCAAGCGTTCCCAGCGCGGGCTATTTTGTTGTGTAGCACTCATACTATGTAACAAGTTTCTCTCTAAGAAGCCGTAGGATTTGACTATCTACAAACCAGCGACTCAATAAATTCGTTTTTTCTCATGAAAAACCAAGCGAAAAGGATTTTTCGCCATTGAATATACGTTTCAAATATAATGTCGCAACTTTTTGGCATTAAGTTTTTTCTAATTTTAAAAGAAAAAATCCGCGAAATTCTATTGGTAGTTAGGCAAAGAAATACTAAATTACAAATCTCCTTGAAATGAGGCCGAAGTGGCGGAATTGGTAGACGCACAGGACTTAAAATCCTGTGTCCAGAATTGGACGTGCGGGTTCGAGTCCCGCCTTCGGTACCCTTTCTTTATCTAAAAAATACACTTTCCCGATATAAAAAATTAAACAGAATTTAATCAAGACTGGCTTTATTGTTCGTTGCTGAGTGGGTTATTTTCTGGTATAAGTTTTGATAGGATTTTCTCGGAATAGGGCGATTTTATGCCGAACGCCAGGAAAAGACAGAACAGCAGCATTTCTGACAATGTGTCAGACAAGCGCCGAATAGGCAATGCGAACAGGGTGGTTTTATTTTTTAATTTCAGACAAAATTTCGCTATTCTAAGAAATTCTGTCAGTGGCACACTCTTTGCAATGAACTATGTGATTGTAAGTTAATGATGTCATCTCGTGAGTTAACCGAGCGTGAAAAAGAGATTCTGGGGCTCATCATCCAAAATTTCATTCTAACGGCCAGTCCTGTTGGATCTCGTTATTTGGCAAAGCATTCCGATTTGGGGCTCTCCGATGCGACCATCAGGAATGTAATGGCGGATTTGGAGGAAAGAGGCTTTATTGCACAGCCTCATACCTCAGCTGGAAGACTGCCAACCGATAAAGGCTATCGGTTCTATGTAGATACAATTATGATGGTTAGGTCGCTCTCGCAGCCAGAACGGCGTAAAATAGATCGGGATATTGAAAATATCGTTAAAACGGCAAAAGGTGAATCCAGCGAATTGCTAAGGGAAACTTCCAGAATTTTGGGAAAGCTTTCTCAGCAGCTGGGTTTTGTTCTATCGCCAAAACTGAGCGCCGGCGTTTTTGAAAAGTTGGACATTGTTTCGCTTTCGTCCAACAAAATCATGGTGGTTCTGTCCATTCGCTCGGGTTTTGTCAAAACCATTATGCTTGAAGTCAAAAGCCTGGTGATGCAAGAGAAGATCGATGAGTTGGTCTCGAATCTCAATGAGCGGCTTTCCGGCTTAACATTGGAGCAAATCAAATATACGTTCAAAGAACGCGTAGCGGGTTTTGATGATGAAACCGGCTTGCTTCGCGTGTTCATTGATTCCGCTGAGCGCATGTTTACGGATGTGCCTGATATGGATCGGTTGCATATTTCGGGAACGGAAAACATTATCGGGCAGCCGGAGTTTGGGCAGCCGGAAAAAATTCGTGGCATCGTGGAAATGACGCAAAATGAAAACGTGATTGTGCATTTGGTTGAAGATGCGCATCAGGAAAATTACTTAGCTTCGATCAAAGACGGCGTCAAAATTATCATCGGAAAGGAAAATCGCGATAGCAAGATAAACGATTGTAGCATTGTGACCGCGCAATACGAAGTTGGTGATGTGCTGGGTACAATCGGGGTGATAGGGCCAACACGAATGGATTATGCAAAAGTGATTCGCGTGATTGACTACATCGCCAAACGGCTTTCAGATAAATTAACCACGCTTCATTAATTTTTTGATTAACAAGAAAACATCTGAAAAAGGAAACTATGTCGGAAGAAGTTAAAAACAGCGTAGAAACAGAAGAGAATAAAGCATCTAAAGACAACGCAACGCAAGCTCCCAATCCAACAGAAAATCATAATACGGCACAGGAAACGGAAAAAGCTGAAAATTCCGAAAAAACTGAATCGGCCACGCAAGAGAATGAAAGTCTCGACAAGTTGAAAAAAGACGTGACAAATTACAGAGAGCAGCTGCTTCGCACGGTTGCTGATTTTGAAAATCTCAAGAAACAAAAAGAACGCGAAGTCGCCTCCGTACGCAAATTTGCGGACGAATCCTTAATTAAAGAATTGCTGCCAGTTTTGGATGATATTGAACGGGTTCTTGTTAATGCGAGTAAATTTTTGCAAGCGTCTCCAGAAGCGCAATCCTATGTGGATGGCGTGAAGCTGATTCAACAAAATATGATGAAAGTCTTTGAAGCTCGCGGTTTGAAACGCATTGAAGCTGTTGGAACACCTTTTGATGTTCATTTGCATGAGGCCTTATCGCAAATGGAAAAAGAAGGCGCTGAGCCGGATACGGTGATTCAGGAATTTGCACCAGGCTACACACTGAACGATAAAGTCGTTAGGCATTCGAAAGTTATTGTTTCCAAGTAAACAGCATCTTAATAACCGGTTCGTCCAAAAGGAATAACCTATTCAAAGAAGACTATGTCGACAAAAAGGGACTTTTATGAAGTGTTAGGCGTGAGCCGAAGTGCAAGTGCCGATGAATTGAAAAAAGCATATAGAAAACTCGCAATCAAATATCATCCCGACAAAAATCCGAACGACAAGGAAGCTGAAAATAAATTCAAAGAAATTAACGAGGCGTATGAAGTTTTAAGCAATGAAGAAAAACGCGCTCGTTACGACCGGTTTGGCCATGCGGGTGTGGGAACTTCTGCCGCCTCAGATGGCAGCAATCCGTATGCAGGTCGCGGTGACTTCAACGATATTTTTAGCGCGTTTAGCGACATGTTTGGTGGCTCTGCCGGATTTAGCGCGGGTGCGGATTCTCCATTTGGCGAGGCTTTTGGTGGAAGCAGACGCCGCCGTTCTCCTGGTATTCCTGGCTCAGATTTGAAGATTAAGTTGAAATTGACACTGGAGGAAATTGCCAATGGTGTTGAGAAAACCTTAAAGATCAAAAAACTGAAAACTTGCCAAACCTGTAACGGAACGGGTTCAAAAAATGGCAAGATGGAGCCTTGTACGCATTGCAATGGAACAGGGGAAGTTCGTCAAGTTTCAAGAACCATGTTTGGGCAGTTTGTCAATATCACAACATGCCCGCACTGCAATGGCGAAGGACAAGTGGTGAAAGATAAATGCCCGGATTGCCATGGCGAAGGCCGTGTGCAAGGAGACGCGACTGTTAAAGTCACGATTCCTGCGGGTGTGTCTGAAGGAAATTACATTCCGCTTCGTGGTCAAGGAAACGCGGGGATCCGTGGTGGCGATGCGGGCGACTTGCTCGTCATTATCGAGGAAGCGCCGCATAAATATTTCGAGCGCCATGAGGATGATGTGCTCTATAAACTAAAAGTCAGTTATCCTGACATGGTGTTAGGAACACGCGTTAGAATCCCAACGCTGGATGGCGAGGACGAGTTGGAGATTCCTGCAGGCACGCCAAGTGGCGAAATTATGAAGCTCTACGGAAAAGGCATTGGGCATTTGAACGGATACGGGCGAGGTGATTTGCTCGTTAAGGTGGATGTTTTTGTGCCAACGCATGTTTCGGCCAAAGAAAAAGAGCTTTTGCACGAACTTCATAAGCATGAAAATGTTTCTCCGAAAAACCTTCAGCACTCGGATGAAAAAGAAGAAAAAAGCTTCTTTGAACGGGCAAAAGAAATCTTCGGATAGCTTTCGCAACCAACCTTTTTTCATCTCTCTTTGTGGCGCCGGTTTTGTTGCAAAGAGAGATGCCTTTTTATTTCCACGACGTGAATTTTATTAAATGAACTGCCCCACCCTTTCGTGGCATTGAAATTTTTTCCAGACTGAGACTGCGGTGTTTTCGAAAATTTGAATAACAATAGAGGTTTTGCAATTGTGTTTCCATTCGCAGTGCTATAAAGTCGTTCGATGCCTAAATTGAATTTATATCCGGCGTTAGGGGAAATAATGCAAGCCGGCTCGGGGTTTTTTGCAAAAACGCACTGAATCGCTATTATCTTTTCAAGCAAAATTTTTGATCAATCAAAGCCGATAAAAAATGTGTTTAGCCATACCGGGAAAGGTGACGAAAGTCTTTGAGGAAAACGGCCTGAAAATGGGCAATGTGGACTTTAGCGGCACGCTCACGAAAGTGTGCCTTGAATATGTGCCGGAAATCAGGGTCGGCGACTACACGGTCGTTCACGCCGGCTTTGCCATTTCCATCATCGATGAAGAGGAGGCAATGAAAAGCTTTGAAGCGTGGCAGCAAGTCATCGAGGCCAGCGAGCGCGAAGGATTGGACATTTACGGCAATCCGCTCCCGAAAAAAGAGGCCGAATGAAATATTTGGATGAATTTCGCGATCCGAAAGTCGCGCGGCGCATTTTGTCCGAAATCCGCTCGCTCGTGACGCGCCCTTGGGTGATTATGGAAATTTGCGGCGGACAAACGCATTCCATCATCAAAAACGGCATC
Above is a window of Chloroherpeton thalassium ATCC 35110 DNA encoding:
- a CDS encoding cation:proton antiporter → MEHGAEVAHQAAEHAVSSGQLGLLFLIVSLVIGAATRYFLRKTKLPYTVALLLIGLGLGVAERNHLLVGEGVLGQFGTAINMASTIDPHFILFVFLPTLIFEAAFGMDVHVFKRSITNVILLAVPGLLLSTAILGGISMLFPYNWNWSVALMFGALLSATDPVAVVALLKELGASKKLATLIEGESLLNDGTAIVVFMVFLSAVTAVGGDSGFMSVLANFSWVAFGGTILGLIIAGLTIWWLRHVFNDALVEITLTVAAAYLTFYVSESFLHVSGVLALVALGLLLAGIGRTRISPEVEAFLHNFWEMTAYFANTLIFILVGVVIAEQAQAGSVHDWLLLGVLYLGIHVARAIVIGALYPMMRHSGYGLPKNEAIVLWWGGLRGAVGLALGLLVSQNALIPEEIRGQILFHTAGIVVLTLLINGTTTGTLIKMLGMQKVTAAKALLLDNAIKVLREDTEQTFLLLKDNKFLSGADWERVREYMPRRKTPKEKGEVSEVKEMDILTESRRRILEAQKRSYWRQFEEGVLGQGAVRRLTEAVNIALDRDDEGSLDDWKELEHLWQFPAILTKLQSFPVIGKMVRRTLYDRLAFGYDIARGYVVAHEEISETLESIIHDDAVAMNLQVEMNYNRGIALGAIKKLRETFPEITMAIETKTAARLILNHERNSIKKMYEGGMLNEIEKERLVAAVERRMKRIFNTPPSIELPDSREVLKQISWLNGIDESAFKKIWEAAKEEMITQGTQLIAKGETGDHLIIVVRGTVRVIYGKDLSDILGPGSTLGELAFLTAGTHVATAQAETTVQILKIAAQDLRKLIHEIPVIGEKLWHLAGMHAAESILRPQEPYRFWGQVRLKRWLLGGKVTAPPTGRLQQVKDTVVLLSGKAALQENGVQVQEIRPISILKNAAVAFEEDAHVFLCPPLKMEAHDMRSAQNLNADIS
- a CDS encoding SDR family NAD(P)-dependent oxidoreductase, which translates into the protein MKRDATQKVCFITGASGRLGREIAISLAGRGYAICFTYFSSEERAQDTLDELQRISPSSTMIYCDVAKVESIQKAFEFFRTQYSRLDLAITNASNFFPTLLPNIAEKDWDNLVNTNLKGTFFTMQEAVKIMQAQDFTSRIITITDISAELVWRRFAPYTVSKSGIQHLTKIFAKEFAPKILVNSIAPGTLLLNPDRDTAYEAEILKKIPLQKFGSPNDIVQAVMFLVDSEYITGEILRIDGGRRLY
- a CDS encoding alpha/beta hydrolase; this translates as MILFIPGLLYVMVLIYMYAFQRRLVYLPEKRLNAFPDKLGLPYESLCLTTADKLKIHGWFIPAERERAVVLFFHGNAGNMSDRLESIALFHQLALSVLIIDYRGFGESQGRPSEAGTYLDADAAWRFLTETKKYSPNQIIVLGRSLGGGIASWLATTYKPRALILEATFTSIPDVGKAVYPFLPIQMLARIHYNSLQRMKSLSIPLLVVHSREDEVIPFEHGQQLFAAANGPKTFLEICCSHSGGFLRSENYKPNLDAFITKVLSEKTD
- the hrcA gene encoding heat-inducible transcriptional repressor HrcA — translated: MMSSRELTEREKEILGLIIQNFILTASPVGSRYLAKHSDLGLSDATIRNVMADLEERGFIAQPHTSAGRLPTDKGYRFYVDTIMMVRSLSQPERRKIDRDIENIVKTAKGESSELLRETSRILGKLSQQLGFVLSPKLSAGVFEKLDIVSLSSNKIMVVLSIRSGFVKTIMLEVKSLVMQEKIDELVSNLNERLSGLTLEQIKYTFKERVAGFDDETGLLRVFIDSAERMFTDVPDMDRLHISGTENIIGQPEFGQPEKIRGIVEMTQNENVIVHLVEDAHQENYLASIKDGVKIIIGKENRDSKINDCSIVTAQYEVGDVLGTIGVIGPTRMDYAKVIRVIDYIAKRLSDKLTTLH
- a CDS encoding nucleotide exchange factor GrpE encodes the protein MSEEVKNSVETEENKASKDNATQAPNPTENHNTAQETEKAENSEKTESATQENESLDKLKKDVTNYREQLLRTVADFENLKKQKEREVASVRKFADESLIKELLPVLDDIERVLVNASKFLQASPEAQSYVDGVKLIQQNMMKVFEARGLKRIEAVGTPFDVHLHEALSQMEKEGAEPDTVIQEFAPGYTLNDKVVRHSKVIVSK
- the dnaJ gene encoding molecular chaperone DnaJ, with translation MSTKRDFYEVLGVSRSASADELKKAYRKLAIKYHPDKNPNDKEAENKFKEINEAYEVLSNEEKRARYDRFGHAGVGTSAASDGSNPYAGRGDFNDIFSAFSDMFGGSAGFSAGADSPFGEAFGGSRRRRSPGIPGSDLKIKLKLTLEEIANGVEKTLKIKKLKTCQTCNGTGSKNGKMEPCTHCNGTGEVRQVSRTMFGQFVNITTCPHCNGEGQVVKDKCPDCHGEGRVQGDATVKVTIPAGVSEGNYIPLRGQGNAGIRGGDAGDLLVIIEEAPHKYFERHEDDVLYKLKVSYPDMVLGTRVRIPTLDGEDELEIPAGTPSGEIMKLYGKGIGHLNGYGRGDLLVKVDVFVPTHVSAKEKELLHELHKHENVSPKNLQHSDEKEEKSFFERAKEIFG
- a CDS encoding HypC/HybG/HupF family hydrogenase formation chaperone; protein product: MCLAIPGKVTKVFEENGLKMGNVDFSGTLTKVCLEYVPEIRVGDYTVVHAGFAISIIDEEEAMKSFEAWQQVIEASEREGLDIYGNPLPKKEAE